Proteins encoded in a region of the Flammeovirga yaeyamensis genome:
- a CDS encoding PspC domain-containing protein yields MSEESKVIYDNYYAALHEHLSTFQNFNKIILELEYKLSELLIPFIQDEFDYINTEELIHCLKIIGLPEGFSVPDNNETDKEEETEETYDHKRISLSFIQSSQEKAKDFLYKLFRDVDRQQIGGVATGIAHLLKTDPIAIRIIFLIPFLLFSETKIPLIFTTTIYIIMWLFLPEKRNLERDQNIKIFFRDKENKVLGGIAAGVSNYFGINIVFVRLLFIGLAFYFNVLILLYIVFWIVTPYSRTLKDKFQSVGKAFTLDEIEDYLNQTLHQASKSQKIIGSKIEKINNKLGTINIDPILLDILKVVSFITGAFLFLSTLVSLVVGVPVLSIALKIFQLTDIFNYIPVQEQDILITGIDRNLLTTLQYSIPQTTAVIATIQFLTLQLLLILISLSLMVFKKVVKTSFYIVLTIIMSISSILLVTALNMSVHNFDNQATHKEEILIPINSQLFTLSLDKVGNIPLNEAKIKINPYNGNDLKFVFLQESWGKTREKAIKNAKAIDYVTTINSDDVILSSHFSFPRGVKYRNQKLSLNMFLPKGVPFKINEELQSYLNDQGIHQFDDGVENNLVYNTHGHLEIFDANNLPMIVKRNDLEDGKILIRQKRFKTNTDSLQLYGNINLRIIIDPNFKGSMIKYPKSTKGEILKITKDDNNLRLYPNDFNNKSALELSLVTSNLNYIKFEGDGSIEMDDLQTDSLEMILIGNIHGDFKDINTKKADIILKGASNMDISGKAVNVFLTTNGGSYFDGKNFVADNVKAKTKGMSEMSVHALNNATIFQSPLSKVYVDGDPLHFEKHTQR; encoded by the coding sequence ATGTCTGAAGAAAGCAAAGTAATATATGATAATTACTATGCCGCACTTCATGAGCATTTAAGCACATTCCAAAATTTCAATAAAATCATATTGGAATTGGAATATAAGCTTTCAGAATTATTAATCCCTTTTATACAAGATGAGTTTGACTATATCAACACTGAAGAATTGATTCATTGTTTAAAGATTATAGGTTTACCGGAAGGCTTTTCAGTTCCAGATAATAATGAAACAGATAAAGAAGAAGAGACTGAAGAAACCTATGATCACAAAAGAATATCTTTAAGTTTCATTCAGTCGAGTCAAGAAAAAGCCAAAGACTTTTTATATAAACTGTTTAGAGATGTAGATAGACAGCAAATTGGAGGAGTAGCTACAGGTATTGCACATTTATTAAAAACTGATCCAATTGCCATAAGAATCATTTTCCTTATTCCTTTTCTCCTTTTTTCTGAAACAAAGATCCCATTAATCTTTACGACTACTATTTATATTATAATGTGGTTATTTCTTCCAGAAAAGAGAAATCTAGAACGAGACCAAAATATTAAGATCTTTTTTAGAGATAAAGAAAATAAAGTACTTGGTGGGATTGCTGCAGGGGTTTCTAATTATTTTGGGATAAATATTGTCTTTGTACGATTGCTATTTATTGGATTAGCATTTTACTTTAATGTACTTATTCTTTTGTATATCGTATTTTGGATAGTTACACCCTACTCAAGAACACTTAAAGATAAATTCCAGAGTGTTGGTAAAGCCTTTACTCTTGATGAAATTGAAGATTATTTAAACCAAACTTTACATCAAGCCTCTAAGTCTCAAAAAATTATTGGGTCTAAAATTGAAAAAATAAATAATAAGTTAGGCACTATTAATATTGATCCTATTCTACTTGATATACTAAAAGTAGTATCATTTATAACAGGTGCATTTCTTTTTCTATCCACTTTGGTTTCTTTAGTAGTTGGTGTACCAGTACTTTCAATTGCATTAAAAATCTTCCAACTTACAGATATATTCAATTATATACCTGTTCAAGAACAAGATATACTTATCACTGGTATTGATAGAAACCTTCTTACGACTTTACAATATAGTATCCCACAGACTACAGCTGTTATTGCTACAATACAATTTTTGACACTGCAGCTTTTACTTATATTGATCTCATTATCGTTGATGGTATTTAAAAAGGTGGTAAAAACCTCTTTTTATATTGTGCTAACGATTATCATGAGTATATCTTCTATCCTACTAGTTACTGCATTAAATATGTCAGTACACAATTTTGATAATCAAGCAACTCACAAAGAAGAGATTCTTATTCCTATAAATTCTCAGCTTTTTACTCTATCTCTAGATAAAGTAGGTAATATACCTTTAAATGAAGCTAAAATAAAGATCAACCCTTATAATGGGAATGATTTAAAATTTGTCTTCTTACAAGAGTCTTGGGGAAAAACTCGTGAAAAGGCAATTAAAAATGCGAAAGCTATAGATTATGTAACCACCATAAATTCTGATGATGTTATTCTTTCTTCTCATTTTAGTTTTCCTAGAGGAGTAAAATATAGAAATCAGAAATTATCTTTGAATATGTTCCTGCCAAAAGGGGTACCATTTAAAATAAACGAAGAGCTACAATCGTATTTAAATGATCAGGGAATTCATCAATTTGATGATGGTGTAGAGAATAATTTAGTGTATAACACTCATGGGCATTTAGAAATCTTTGATGCCAATAATCTACCAATGATTGTCAAAAGAAATGATCTAGAAGATGGAAAAATTCTTATTAGACAAAAAAGATTCAAAACCAATACCGATTCCTTACAGCTTTATGGAAATATTAATCTTCGTATTATCATAGATCCTAATTTTAAAGGATCAATGATTAAATACCCTAAATCCACAAAGGGAGAAATTTTGAAAATCACTAAGGATGATAATAATTTAAGGCTTTATCCTAATGATTTTAATAACAAAAGTGCATTAGAACTTTCATTGGTTACCTCTAATTTAAATTATATAAAGTTTGAGGGAGATGGGTCTATCGAAATGGATGATCTACAAACAGATTCATTAGAAATGATTTTGATTGGTAACATTCATGGTGACTTTAAAGACATTAATACTAAAAAAGCAGACATCATTCTTAAAGGTGCCTCAAATATGGATATCTCTGGTAAAGCTGTAAATGTTTTCCTTACAACCAATGGAGGTAGTTATTTTGATGGTAAAAACTTTGTTGCTGACAATGTAAAGGCAAAAACAAAAGGCATGTCAGAAATGTCTGTCCATGCCTTAAACAATGCTACTATATTTCAATCTCCATTATCAAAAGTATATGTGGATGGTGATCCACTACATTTTGAAAAACACACACAGAGATAA